From the genome of Hymenobacter sp. PAMC 26628, one region includes:
- a CDS encoding UDP-glucose dehydrogenase family protein, giving the protein MKIAVVGTGYVGLVTGTCFAEVGIDVTCIDIDQKKIDNLHNGILPIYEPGLEEMVARNVEKGRLHFSTNLSEAIKGCDVAFIAVGTPPGEDGSADLKYVLAVARGIGENIDEYCVVVTKSTVPVGTAAKVRAELEQALQKRGAAVEFDVASNPEFLKEGAAIDDFLKPDRIVVGVASERAEDVMTKLYKPFLLNGHPIIFMDIPSAEMTKYAANSMLATKISFMNDVANLCEIMGADVNMVRRGIGSDARIGTKFIYPGIGYGGSCFPKDVKALIKTAQENGYDMQVLRAVESVNDAQKSVLYDKLSRHFQGELRGLHIAVWGLSFKPKTDDMREAPSLVIIEKLLAAGCTVTAYDPVAMPEAKHSLGDQIAYAKDEFDALIDADALLVVTEWPDFRVPNFNVVARLMKQKAIFDGRNIYEAKELKELGFAYHCIGVKTDHKEPAVS; this is encoded by the coding sequence ATGAAGATTGCAGTAGTAGGCACTGGCTATGTCGGCCTGGTGACGGGCACGTGCTTTGCCGAAGTAGGTATTGATGTGACTTGCATTGATATCGACCAGAAAAAAATCGATAACCTCCACAACGGCATCCTCCCCATTTACGAGCCGGGCCTGGAGGAAATGGTAGCTCGCAACGTCGAGAAAGGACGGTTGCACTTTTCGACTAATCTGAGCGAAGCCATCAAGGGCTGCGACGTGGCCTTTATTGCCGTGGGCACCCCGCCCGGTGAAGATGGCTCGGCCGACCTGAAGTACGTGCTGGCCGTGGCCCGCGGCATCGGTGAAAACATTGATGAGTACTGCGTGGTGGTCACCAAAAGCACCGTGCCGGTGGGCACGGCCGCCAAGGTGCGCGCTGAACTGGAGCAAGCCCTTCAAAAGCGCGGCGCTGCCGTTGAATTCGACGTGGCCTCCAACCCTGAGTTCCTGAAAGAGGGCGCGGCCATCGACGACTTCCTCAAGCCCGACCGCATTGTGGTGGGCGTGGCATCGGAGCGGGCCGAGGACGTGATGACCAAGCTCTACAAGCCGTTCCTGCTCAACGGCCACCCGATTATTTTCATGGATATCCCGTCGGCCGAAATGACGAAATACGCGGCCAACTCGATGCTAGCCACGAAAATATCGTTCATGAACGACGTGGCCAACCTCTGCGAAATCATGGGGGCCGACGTTAACATGGTGCGCCGCGGCATCGGCTCCGACGCCCGGATCGGCACCAAGTTTATTTACCCCGGCATTGGCTACGGCGGGTCGTGTTTCCCAAAAGATGTAAAGGCCCTGATCAAAACGGCCCAGGAAAACGGCTACGACATGCAGGTGCTACGGGCCGTAGAATCGGTGAACGACGCCCAAAAATCGGTGCTGTACGATAAGCTGAGCCGCCACTTCCAAGGGGAATTGCGCGGATTGCATATTGCCGTGTGGGGCCTCAGCTTCAAGCCGAAGACCGATGACATGCGCGAGGCGCCCTCATTGGTCATCATCGAGAAGCTGCTGGCGGCCGGCTGCACCGTAACGGCCTACGATCCGGTGGCCATGCCCGAAGCCAAGCACAGCCTGGGCGACCAGATTGCCTACGCCAAGGACGAGTTCGACGCGCTGATTGATGCCGACGCCCTGCTGGTGGTAACGGAATGGCCCGACTTCCGAGTGCCAAACTTCAACGTAGTAGCCCGCTTAATGAAGCAAAAAGCCATCTTCGACGGCCGTAATATTTACGAAGCCAAGGAGCTGAAAGAGTTAGGCTTTGCCTACCACTGCATCGGGGTGAAAACCGACCACAAAGAGCCAGCGGTTTCTTAG
- a CDS encoding UDP-glucuronic acid decarboxylase family protein, whose amino-acid sequence MTEEKKRILITGGAGFLGSHLCDRFLAEGYHVIAMDNLITGSLQNIEHLFGKKEFEFHNADVSKFVFVPGKLDYILHFASPASPIDYLKIPIQTLKVGSLGTHNLLGLARVKGARMLIASTSEVYGDPEVHPQVEEYWGNVNPVGPRGCYDEAKRFQEAITMAYHNHHGLETRIIRIFNTYGPRMRLDDGRVLPAFLSQALRGENLTVFGDGSQTRSFCYVDDLVEGIYRLLLSDYHMPVNIGNPSEITIKEFGEEIARLTGVEFKPTYQALPENDPMKRKPDITKAKEILGWEPKVDRAEGLRRTLEYFKEHVKV is encoded by the coding sequence ATGACTGAAGAAAAAAAACGTATCCTCATCACCGGTGGGGCGGGCTTCCTGGGGTCGCACCTTTGCGACCGGTTCCTGGCCGAAGGCTACCACGTCATTGCGATGGACAACCTGATTACCGGGTCGCTCCAAAACATTGAGCACCTGTTTGGTAAGAAGGAATTTGAGTTCCACAACGCCGACGTCAGCAAGTTTGTGTTCGTGCCCGGCAAGCTGGATTACATCCTGCATTTCGCCTCGCCGGCCTCGCCGATTGACTACCTGAAAATTCCGATTCAGACTCTGAAGGTGGGCTCGCTTGGTACCCACAACCTGCTGGGCCTGGCCCGCGTGAAGGGGGCCCGGATGCTGATTGCCAGCACGTCGGAAGTGTACGGCGACCCGGAAGTGCACCCGCAAGTGGAGGAATACTGGGGCAACGTGAACCCCGTGGGGCCCCGCGGCTGCTACGACGAGGCCAAGCGCTTCCAGGAAGCCATCACGATGGCCTACCACAACCACCACGGCCTGGAAACCCGCATCATCCGCATCTTCAACACCTACGGGCCCCGGATGCGCCTCGACGACGGCCGCGTGCTGCCGGCGTTCCTGTCGCAGGCGCTGCGCGGCGAGAACCTGACCGTGTTTGGCGACGGCTCGCAGACCCGCTCGTTCTGCTACGTAGACGACTTGGTGGAGGGTATCTACCGCCTGCTGCTCAGCGACTACCACATGCCAGTGAATATTGGCAACCCGTCGGAAATCACCATCAAGGAGTTCGGCGAAGAAATTGCCCGCCTCACCGGCGTCGAGTTCAAGCCCACCTACCAGGCACTGCCCGAAAACGACCCGATGAAACGCAAGCCCGACATCACCAAGGCCAAGGAAATCCTGGGCTGGGAGCCCAAGGTGGACCGGGCCGAGGGCCTGCGCCGCACGCTGGAGTATTTCAAGGAGCACGTGAAAGTGTAA
- a CDS encoding sugar 3,4-ketoisomerase: MSAFAEPYLITLPKLGAPDIGYISVADGQGAEVPFAVQRVFWTYYTPESIVRGRHAHHRTEQVLVAVAGRITVITETAAGGLHTFRLEGPHVGLYVPPFTWHTMQYSHSAVQLVLASQPYDEADYIRDYDQFRTLVRNRAAG, encoded by the coding sequence ATGTCCGCCTTCGCCGAACCGTACCTCATCACCCTGCCCAAGCTCGGGGCCCCCGACATCGGCTACATCTCGGTGGCCGACGGGCAGGGGGCGGAGGTACCGTTTGCGGTGCAGCGCGTGTTCTGGACGTACTACACCCCGGAGAGCATCGTGCGGGGCCGCCATGCTCACCACCGCACCGAGCAGGTGCTGGTGGCCGTGGCCGGACGCATCACCGTCATCACCGAAACGGCGGCGGGGGGCCTGCACACCTTCCGGCTCGAAGGCCCCCACGTGGGGCTGTACGTGCCGCCCTTCACGTGGCATACCATGCAGTACTCGCACTCGGCAGTGCAGCTGGTGCTGGCCTCGCAGCCGTACGACGAGGCCGACTACATCCGCGACTACGACCAGTTCCGGACACTAGTGCGGAACCGGGCGGCGGGGTAG
- a CDS encoding DegT/DnrJ/EryC1/StrS family aminotransferase yields the protein MPQHAPLRAQVLAAMARVYDSAWYVLGDEVAAFEREYAAFNQVPHAVGVANGLDALALALRALGVGPGDEVLVPSNTYIATWLAVTHVGARPVPVEPDPATSNLDPARLAAALTPRTRAIVPVHLYGQACRMPEIMQVARQHGLHVVEDNAQAQGAAFGGRLTGTFGALNATSFYPGKNLGALGDAGALTTADAGLAEQVRTLRNYGSARKYHNDVIGYNSRLDELQAAVLRVKLGHLRAWTAQRQQLAAWYGEHLAGTDGLRLPAVAPGATHVCHLYVVHTPRREALQQHLAAQGIGTLIHYPVPPHRQPAYAGLGWAAGALPIAENLAATCLSLPLWPGMTEEQVAAVAMAIRQF from the coding sequence GTGCCCCAGCACGCGCCGCTGCGCGCGCAGGTGCTGGCCGCCATGGCCCGGGTCTACGATTCGGCCTGGTACGTGCTGGGCGATGAGGTAGCGGCCTTTGAGCGCGAGTACGCGGCCTTCAACCAGGTACCGCACGCGGTGGGCGTGGCCAACGGCCTCGACGCGCTGGCGCTGGCGCTGCGGGCCCTGGGCGTGGGGCCCGGCGACGAAGTGTTGGTGCCATCCAATACCTACATTGCCACCTGGCTGGCCGTAACGCACGTGGGGGCCCGGCCGGTACCCGTCGAGCCCGACCCCGCCACCAGTAACCTCGACCCGGCGCGGCTGGCGGCGGCCCTCACGCCGCGCACCCGCGCCATCGTGCCGGTGCACCTGTATGGCCAGGCGTGCCGCATGCCGGAAATCATGCAAGTGGCCCGGCAGCACGGCCTGCACGTGGTGGAAGACAACGCCCAGGCCCAGGGCGCCGCCTTCGGCGGGCGGCTCACCGGCACCTTCGGGGCCCTGAACGCCACCAGCTTCTATCCCGGCAAAAACCTGGGGGCCCTCGGCGACGCTGGGGCCCTCACCACGGCCGACGCGGGCCTGGCCGAGCAGGTGCGCACGCTCCGCAACTACGGCTCGGCGCGCAAGTACCACAACGACGTCATCGGCTACAACTCCCGCCTCGACGAGCTGCAAGCCGCTGTGCTGCGCGTTAAGCTCGGGCACCTGCGGGCCTGGACGGCCCAGCGCCAGCAGCTGGCTGCCTGGTACGGCGAGCACCTTGCCGGTACCGACGGCCTACGCCTGCCCGCCGTGGCACCCGGAGCCACCCACGTGTGCCACCTCTACGTGGTGCACACCCCGCGCCGCGAGGCGTTGCAGCAGCACCTGGCCGCTCAGGGCATCGGCACGCTCATCCACTACCCCGTACCGCCGCACCGCCAGCCCGCCTACGCGGGGCTCGGGTGGGCGGCCGGGGCCCTGCCCATTGCCGAAAACCTGGCCGCCACTTGCCTGAGCCTGCCCCTGTGGCCGGGCATGACGGAAGAGCAAGTTGCTGCCGTAGCCATGGCCATTCGCCAATTTTAA
- a CDS encoding glycosyltransferase family 2 protein: MPKLSIVIPCYYNEENIPVTVAELVANEANFAPGLTFEYVFVNDGSGDDTLGALRRAQAQYPGRLRIVDLAGNVGSYNAIVAGLAHATGDCLAITTADLQDPLALMAQMYGYWQQGFKLVIGNRQEREETGAGEWLASGFHWLMKRLALRNIPDGGFDYALFDRQVATEILKLHERNSNVFYLMVWLGFAYVSLPYTRRKRQIGRSRWTLTKKITLLIDSLVSFSFVPIRAISVVGLGLGLLAFLYGLYVIALKLVHPNEPAGWTTLMVVLLFVSAFQMIALGVIGEYVWRGLDAARNRPLYVVKELF, encoded by the coding sequence ATGCCCAAGCTTTCCATCGTCATTCCTTGCTACTACAACGAGGAAAATATTCCGGTGACGGTGGCCGAGCTGGTAGCCAACGAAGCCAACTTCGCACCCGGCCTAACCTTCGAGTATGTGTTCGTCAACGATGGGTCGGGCGACGATACCCTGGGGGCCCTGCGCCGGGCCCAGGCGCAGTACCCCGGCCGCCTGCGCATTGTGGACCTGGCTGGCAATGTGGGCTCGTACAATGCCATTGTGGCGGGCCTGGCCCACGCCACCGGCGACTGCTTGGCCATCACCACGGCCGACTTGCAGGACCCCCTCGCCCTGATGGCCCAGATGTACGGCTACTGGCAGCAGGGTTTCAAGCTGGTTATTGGCAACCGGCAGGAGCGCGAAGAAACCGGCGCGGGCGAGTGGCTGGCCAGCGGATTTCACTGGCTAATGAAGCGACTGGCTTTGCGTAATATTCCGGACGGGGGGTTCGACTACGCCTTGTTTGACCGGCAGGTGGCCACCGAAATTCTGAAATTGCACGAGCGCAACTCCAATGTGTTTTACCTGATGGTGTGGCTGGGGTTTGCGTACGTGAGCTTGCCTTACACCCGCCGTAAGCGCCAGATTGGCCGTTCGCGCTGGACGCTCACCAAAAAAATCACGCTCCTGATTGACTCGCTGGTCTCGTTCTCGTTCGTGCCCATCCGGGCCATCTCGGTGGTGGGCCTGGGCCTGGGCCTGCTCGCTTTTCTCTATGGGCTCTACGTCATCGCTCTCAAGCTCGTGCACCCTAACGAGCCGGCCGGTTGGACCACCTTGATGGTGGTGCTGCTGTTCGTGTCGGCTTTCCAGATGATAGCCCTGGGCGTAATCGGTGAATACGTGTGGCGCGGGCTGGATGCTGCTCGCAACCGGCCCCTGTACGTAGTCAAAGAACTGTTTTAA
- the gmd gene encoding GDP-mannose 4,6-dehydratase, with product MKRALITGITGQDGSYLAELLLSKGYEVHGIKRRSSLFNTERIDHLYQDPHEKNVHFKLHYGDLSDSTNLIRIVQEVQPDEIYNLGAMSHVKVSFDTPEYTADVDGVGTLRLLEAVRILGMTKKTRIYQASTSELYGLVQQVPQSETTPFYPRSPYAVAKLYGYWITVNYREAYGMYACNGILFNHESPLRGETFVTRKITRAVARIALGLQDALFLGNIDAKRDWGHAKDYVEAMWRMLQQDEAEDFVIATGVTTTVREFIRLAFMEVGIEVAFEGEGVAEKGRVVACHNSEYQIAAGTVVLEVDERYFRPTEVELLIGDPTKAKQKLGWVPQYDLQGLVKEMMQSDVDGARRDEYLREGGHTILKNYAE from the coding sequence ATGAAACGCGCACTTATCACGGGCATCACGGGGCAGGACGGTTCCTACCTGGCCGAACTATTGCTAAGCAAAGGCTACGAAGTACACGGCATCAAGCGCCGCTCCTCGCTGTTCAACACCGAACGCATCGACCACCTGTACCAAGACCCGCACGAAAAGAACGTGCACTTCAAGCTGCACTACGGCGACCTGAGCGACTCGACCAACCTGATTCGCATCGTGCAGGAGGTGCAGCCCGACGAGATTTACAATCTGGGGGCCATGTCGCACGTGAAAGTGTCGTTTGACACGCCCGAGTACACAGCTGACGTGGACGGCGTGGGCACGCTGCGCTTGCTCGAAGCCGTGCGCATCCTGGGCATGACCAAGAAGACGCGCATCTACCAGGCTTCGACCTCGGAGCTGTACGGCTTGGTGCAGCAGGTGCCCCAGTCGGAAACGACGCCCTTCTACCCCCGCTCGCCTTACGCGGTAGCCAAGCTCTACGGCTACTGGATTACGGTGAACTACCGCGAGGCCTACGGCATGTACGCCTGCAACGGCATCCTCTTCAACCACGAAAGCCCCCTGCGCGGTGAAACCTTCGTGACGCGCAAAATCACGCGCGCCGTGGCCCGCATCGCCTTGGGCCTGCAAGACGCTTTGTTTTTGGGTAACATCGACGCCAAGCGCGACTGGGGCCATGCCAAAGACTACGTGGAAGCCATGTGGCGCATGCTCCAGCAGGACGAAGCCGAAGACTTCGTGATTGCCACCGGCGTCACGACCACCGTGCGCGAATTCATTCGCCTGGCGTTTATGGAAGTGGGCATCGAAGTAGCCTTTGAAGGCGAAGGCGTGGCAGAAAAGGGCCGGGTGGTGGCTTGCCACAACTCCGAATACCAGATAGCCGCGGGCACCGTGGTACTGGAGGTAGACGAGCGTTACTTCCGCCCGACGGAAGTGGAGCTGCTCATCGGCGACCCCACTAAAGCTAAGCAGAAGCTGGGCTGGGTGCCGCAGTACGATTTACAAGGCTTGGTGAAGGAAATGATGCAGTCGGACGTTGACGGCGCCCGCCGCGACGAGTATCTGCGCGAAGGTGGCCACACCATTTTGAAGAACTACGCCGAGTAA
- a CDS encoding GDP-L-fucose synthase family protein produces the protein MELNAKIYVAGHRGMVGSAVVRRLQKAGYQNIVYRTSKELDLRDTAAVNSFFAEEKPDYVILAAAKVGGIMANNTFRADFLFENLQIQNNVIHASHEQDVKKLLFLGSSCIYPKMAPQPIKEEYLLTGPLESTNEPYALAKIAGLKLCEAYRDQYGSNFISAMPTNLYGPGDNYDLNNSHVLPALLRKFHEAKESGAPEVEVWGTGTPRREFLHVDDLADACLHLMLHYDGKEPVNVGTGEDLTIRELVELVCDTVGYTDNVRFNTDKPDGTPRKLLDVSKLAEAGWRYRTGLPEGVRAVYQEAFQPTPVA, from the coding sequence ATGGAATTGAACGCCAAAATATACGTGGCCGGCCACCGCGGCATGGTAGGCAGCGCCGTGGTGCGCCGCCTGCAAAAAGCCGGCTACCAGAACATCGTCTACCGTACCTCCAAGGAGTTAGATTTGCGTGATACGGCGGCCGTGAACAGTTTTTTTGCCGAAGAAAAGCCGGATTACGTGATACTGGCGGCGGCCAAGGTGGGCGGCATTATGGCCAATAACACGTTTCGCGCCGATTTTCTGTTTGAAAACCTCCAGATTCAGAACAACGTCATCCACGCCAGCCACGAACAGGATGTGAAGAAATTGTTGTTTCTCGGCTCCTCGTGCATCTATCCCAAGATGGCTCCCCAGCCCATCAAGGAAGAGTACCTGCTGACGGGGCCCCTGGAGTCAACCAACGAGCCCTACGCCCTGGCCAAAATCGCCGGCCTCAAACTCTGCGAGGCCTACCGCGACCAGTACGGCAGCAACTTCATCAGCGCCATGCCCACCAACCTGTATGGCCCCGGCGACAACTATGACCTGAACAACTCGCACGTGCTGCCGGCGTTGCTACGCAAGTTCCACGAGGCCAAGGAGAGCGGGGCCCCCGAAGTAGAGGTATGGGGCACCGGCACCCCGCGGCGCGAGTTCCTACACGTGGACGACTTGGCCGATGCCTGCCTGCACCTGATGCTGCACTACGACGGCAAGGAGCCCGTGAACGTGGGAACCGGCGAAGACCTGACCATCCGCGAGCTGGTGGAGTTGGTGTGCGACACGGTGGGCTACACGGACAACGTGCGCTTCAACACCGACAAGCCCGACGGCACACCCCGCAAATTGCTCGACGTATCGAAGCTAGCCGAAGCCGGCTGGCGCTATAGAACCGGCCTACCGGAAGGCGTCCGGGCCGTGTATCAAGAGGCATTTCAGCCTACACCCGTCGCATAG
- a CDS encoding ABC transporter permease, with protein sequence MPAENSPQEENWTEVIQPRTNLLDLGLGDVWRYRDLVMLFVRRDFVSTYKQTVLGPIWFFIQPLLTTITYVIIFGRVAKLSTDGLPQMVFYLSGITVWNYFAQTLTVTSTVFRDNATMFGKVYFPRLTMPLSIVISNLVRFAIQFGLFLAIWLYYLVKGGSNIHPNWLIALTPLLVIVMGLMSLGLGMIFSAMTTKYRDLAMLLAFGVQLLMYATPVIYPLSSITGQYRWLILANPMTSIVETFRYAFLGSGTFSWEYLTYSVAFTTVILLLGTIVFNRVQKSFTDTV encoded by the coding sequence TTGCCAGCTGAAAATAGCCCGCAGGAGGAGAACTGGACCGAAGTAATTCAACCTCGTACCAACCTGCTGGACCTAGGCCTAGGCGATGTGTGGCGCTACCGCGATTTGGTGATGCTATTCGTGCGCCGCGACTTCGTTTCGACGTACAAGCAGACCGTGTTAGGGCCCATCTGGTTTTTTATCCAGCCTCTACTCACCACCATCACCTACGTTATCATCTTTGGTCGGGTAGCTAAGTTATCCACCGATGGGCTACCGCAGATGGTGTTCTACCTATCCGGTATCACAGTTTGGAACTACTTTGCTCAGACGCTGACGGTGACCTCTACGGTGTTTCGCGACAACGCCACCATGTTCGGCAAGGTGTACTTCCCTCGCCTGACCATGCCGCTGTCTATCGTTATCTCCAACTTAGTGCGGTTTGCTATTCAGTTCGGGCTATTCCTGGCCATCTGGCTGTACTACCTGGTGAAGGGCGGTAGCAACATCCACCCCAACTGGCTGATTGCGCTTACGCCGTTGCTGGTCATCGTGATGGGCCTGATGTCGCTGGGGCTAGGGATGATATTCAGCGCGATGACTACTAAATACCGGGACTTGGCCATGCTGCTGGCCTTTGGGGTGCAGCTGCTCATGTACGCTACCCCCGTCATCTACCCCCTGTCGAGCATCACCGGGCAGTACCGCTGGCTTATCCTAGCCAACCCCATGACGTCCATCGTCGAAACCTTTCGCTATGCCTTTTTGGGTTCGGGTACATTTAGCTGGGAATATTTAACGTACAGCGTTGCTTTCACTACAGTTATCTTATTGCTAGGGACTATTGTTTTCAACCGCGTCCAGAAAAGCTTTACGGATACCGTATAG
- a CDS encoding ABC transporter ATP-binding protein codes for MSDIAIKVENISKLYRLGEVGTGTISQDLNRWWAGVRGKEDPFATVGETNDRTSKGVSDFVWSLKDVNFEVKKGEVLGIVGRNGAGKSTLLKILSKITAPTTGKINVNGRIASLLEVGTGFHPELTGRENIFLNGAILGMSKTEIRSKFDEIVDFSGVERYIDTPVKRYSSGMYVRLAFAVAAFLEPEILIVDEVLAVGDAEFQKKCLGRMKDVSVNDGRTVLFVSHNIGAIQKLCDTAILMNNGKVTQQGNTNDVLNHYLSSGKSTNCVVARPKSELQDSSKKVLITRVALVDAENKILDLVLNDSIVFLEIDIQILKEGMGYNFIFDIWNSQGECLFGSAYFDTQIEKLQETQWEKGKMKMKVKLPVAMFKEGVYYLNVASAIPNVEMLDQFPLELVFKVSDISSPIFKSGEGRNGVMIPSLNWSKS; via the coding sequence ATGAGTGATATTGCCATCAAAGTAGAAAACATTAGCAAGCTGTACCGCCTGGGCGAAGTAGGCACGGGCACCATCAGCCAAGACCTTAACCGCTGGTGGGCTGGCGTTCGCGGCAAGGAAGATCCATTCGCCACCGTCGGTGAAACCAATGACCGCACCAGCAAGGGCGTTAGCGATTTTGTGTGGTCGCTCAAAGACGTAAACTTTGAAGTAAAGAAAGGAGAGGTATTGGGCATTGTTGGTCGCAATGGTGCGGGCAAATCCACTTTGCTCAAGATACTCTCTAAAATTACTGCTCCAACCACCGGGAAAATCAACGTCAATGGGCGTATTGCCTCTCTGTTGGAAGTAGGAACCGGGTTCCACCCCGAGTTAACAGGCCGGGAGAATATTTTCCTCAATGGGGCAATCTTGGGGATGAGTAAAACGGAAATCCGTAGCAAATTCGACGAGATTGTGGACTTCTCCGGTGTCGAACGCTACATAGATACGCCAGTAAAGCGCTACAGTAGCGGCATGTATGTCCGGCTCGCTTTTGCAGTCGCTGCTTTCTTAGAGCCTGAAATCCTAATTGTTGATGAGGTACTAGCTGTAGGTGATGCTGAGTTCCAAAAGAAATGCTTGGGACGGATGAAAGACGTGAGTGTGAACGACGGTCGGACTGTGCTCTTTGTAAGCCACAATATAGGTGCTATTCAAAAGCTGTGTGATACTGCCATCTTAATGAATAATGGAAAAGTAACGCAGCAGGGGAATACAAATGATGTTTTAAATCATTATTTATCAAGCGGCAAATCAACAAATTGTGTAGTTGCAAGACCCAAGAGTGAGCTTCAGGATAGCTCAAAGAAGGTATTAATTACGAGGGTGGCCCTTGTGGATGCTGAAAATAAAATACTCGATTTGGTTCTAAACGATTCCATAGTCTTTCTTGAAATTGATATTCAAATTCTTAAAGAAGGAATGGGGTATAATTTTATATTTGATATTTGGAATAGTCAAGGAGAATGTTTATTTGGCAGTGCTTATTTTGATACTCAAATTGAAAAGTTGCAAGAAACACAATGGGAGAAAGGTAAAATGAAAATGAAAGTGAAGTTGCCTGTCGCAATGTTTAAAGAAGGAGTGTATTATTTAAATGTTGCAAGCGCAATACCTAATGTTGAGATGCTAGATCAATTTCCGTTAGAATTAGTATTTAAAGTAAGTGATATTTCCAGTCCGATATTTAAATCTGGAGAAGGAAGGAATGGTGTAATGATACCATCATTAAATTGGTCTAAATCATGA